From a region of the Micropterus dolomieu isolate WLL.071019.BEF.003 ecotype Adirondacks linkage group LG21, ASM2129224v1, whole genome shotgun sequence genome:
- the LOC123960357 gene encoding DNA excision repair protein ERCC-6-like: MEVSEHDGGVKEISEKLEKSLSMETEDNMDAYHRLIQDAKDVFRQGDTSKALEFFKSAYNIHQSQKLETRIKKIEELIAQNDSEEEDEEFVNVNNSGLMLFKDLYDKLYDYQRDGVAFMYSLYRDGRKGGILADDMGLGKTIQVISFLSGMYDNELVKHALLVMPTSLITNWTKEFAKWTPGMRVKEFHGTSKGERTRNLERVQRRGGVVITTYTMLMNNWQQLSSYHGREFTWDYMILDESIVEDMDDEDEGDEDDISDEAEEDDIIGSTNELQLEETTGETLNTEGEEEEEDCSESADGVDASAEEMCSNLEESASEPELASSERMDQCTVDAGVETNGMKDVAEDESYDSLVSRGREVYNEGKLEDALGFFLRAIDIKPGDPEIQLMTIQLYRQLSQRR, translated from the exons GTCTTTGTCCATGGAGACGGAGGACAACATGGACGCCTACCACAG ATTAATTCAAGATGCAAAAGATGTTTTCAGACAAGGGGACACAAGCAAAGCTCTGGAGTTCTTCAAGTCGGCGTACAACATTCACCAGAGTCAAAAACTGGAGACCAGGATAAAGAAAATTGAAGAACTTATTGCTCAGAATGACtctgaggaagaggatgaagagtTTGTCAACGTCAACAACAGCGGTTTAATGCTTTTCAAAGACTTATATGACAAGCTTTATGACTACCAGCGAGACGGAGTGGCCTTCATGTACAGTCTGTACAGAGACGGGCGTAAAGGCGGGATCTTGGCAGATGACATGGGCCTCGGTAAAACCATCCAGGTGATCTCGTTCCTCTCTGGTATGTACGATAACGAGCTGGTCAAACACGCGCTGCTGGTCATGCCTACTTCACTCATTACAAACTGGACCAAGGAGTTTGCCAAATGGACTCCCGGCATGAGGGTCAAGGAGTTCCATGGTACCAGCAAAGGAGAGAGGACCAGGAACCTGGAGAGAGTTCAGAGGAGAGGTGGCGTCGTCATCACCACGTACACTATGCTCATGAACAACTGGCAGCAGCTGTCATCGTACCATGGCAGAGAGTTCACGTGGGACTACATGATCCTGGATGAG TCCATCGTCGAAGACATggatgatgaggatgaaggTGATGAAGATGACATTTCTGACGAGGCTGAAGAGGACGACATCATTGGCTCAACTAATGAGCTTCAGCTGGAGGAGACCACTGGAGAGACCTTAAACacagaaggggaggaggaggaggaggattgcTCTGAGTCTGCAGATGGCGTCGATGCTTCGGCAGAGGAAATGTGCAGTAACCTGGAGGAATCAGCCAGCGAGCCCGAGCTAGCCTCCTCCGAGAGAATGGATCAGTGCACCGTTGATGCAGGAGTCGAGACCAACGGGATGAAGGACGTCGCCGAGGACGAGAGCTACGACTCCCTGGtgagcagagggagggaggtcTACAACGAGGGGAAGCTGGAAGACGCTCTGGGCTTCTTCCTGAGGGCCATCGACATCAAACCTGGAGATCCTGAGATCCAGCTCATGACCATCCAGCTGTACCGGCAGCTGAGCCAGAGACGTTAA